In the genome of Bacillus thuringiensis, the window TTAGATCTACTCGATAATTCTGATTCTAATCATTGTAATGTTAAAAAATCACATCAACAGCAGAGTAAAGCTAAAACCAACTAGTAAATACCATTATGATATATATTAACTAGAAAGAAAATTACGCACTTTAAAGTTCCATAGGAACAAAAAAGTGCCCTATTTACTATAATTTCTAACTTTTTATATTTACTAACGTAGTATCCTTTTCCATCATAGAAAAGAATGTAAAATTACACATTCTTACATACAGTTATAAGATTATTTTTATCCTAATTAACTAAAAACCATATAACATAAAGTGAAACTTTAATCACCCCGACCCCCACCTAACTTCTTGGCTTCCGCTGAATTTTGAGGCGGGGTCTTACTGCCCAGCAAATAGCGGGATAACATTCAAAAAAACCTTGCAGAAAAATTCTACAAGGTTTTTGTCTATACATACAAATTAATCAATATATTAAAATAAAAGAGTTTGTAATTCATCACAATAATATTAAATATAAGCTGCTTTAAAGGCTTGTTGGACAGCTTGTACTTCTAATGAGTCTTTACCATATAAGTTCGTTGCTACACGAATACAAGCTTCTTTTAATTCTTTAAAGTTAGAAGTCATATTTAATTCATCCGTATTTGCATAATAGAAAATATCAAACATTTTATCTTCTCCAATGCCATGTACGTTTACTCCATTATGGTTTCCACCACTAGCAATCAAGTAAGCTACTTTATTAATAATGCTAGAGTTCGTGTGTACACCACCATGATCGTGGTCAGCATCGATAGGTAAGTTATTATAATGTCTATAGTCCTCCGGATATCTAGAAGAGATAGATGATGGGTTTTTCATATCTCTAAAAATACGACCTGATTGTTCTCCCATTGTCCAATTGAACTTTCCGTTATTGGCATACTTTTCAACTGCTACTCCTAAAATATCAGATAGAGCCTCATTAATGGCACCAGCTTCTCCTGCGTACTCAAGTCCAGACTCATTTCTTGTAACCGCGTGTGTAAATTCATGTCCTGCCACATCAAATGCTCTAACAATTGGATCTCCGTATACTAGCATAGCTCCATTACTAAATGCATTAAACCACTGCTTAGGATTTCCTTTATTCGTACCATTTGTGTTCCAACCATGAACGACAGAAATTACTTTTTGCCCATTATTATCAAAGCTGTTACGGCCATATTTTTCTTGATAAAAATCATATACTTTCGTTGCTAAATAATGGGCACTAACTGCTTTAGGATCTGTAAAATTTGTAGAATTACTTGTTACTAAATCATCGAGATACCCCCATACATTTCTTCTATAATTATTATAATCTTTATAATTAGCAGTATATGTTTCAATTCCCTTACCACGAGAATAATCTGCCAGCATGTACGTTCCATCACTTCGCTGCGTAATTCCAAACGTACGATTAATACCTAAGTCATCTTTTCCTGTACCTGTTAATTTTGAAGGATCTTGTGATTTATTTGCTGTCACAGATTGGACAATACTACTATCTACTTGTATACCCAATTTTTGAACGAGTTCTTTTAATAGATTTCCACCAAAAGCATCAATTAATACTGTACCAGATACATATTCAGGTGTAGATGCACTAAAAGTAATTTGATATGCGTTTGTAGCTTTATTTGTATTTTCATCTACATATACCACTTGTTTAATTTCTGGTTCTTCAATAAATGTGAGATCATTTCCATAGATGTTGAAAAGCTGTTTCTTTGCATCCTCTTCTGATAAAGTAATAGGTTGTTTCAAATCTTCCTGTTGTTGTAGATCTTGGGCACTATCCCCCGAAACGCTCGTAAGTACACCATCATCATTAATATGTGCTGTTAGTTGATATCCGTATACATCACGTCCTTCATACGTTTGTTGAAGACGTACCAATGTAGTACCATCATAAGATTTACGACTTTGCGTAACATTATAATTAACTTTGGATTCCGTATTAACTTGCTTTGATGATAATGCTTGTTCTGTTTTTCCTTTTAGTGCATCCTTTGCTACATTTTCTGCCGAATTTTGAGAAGGTGCTGTTAAATTACCTGTTCGGAACGTATCTTCCTTTGTTTCCACTTTTAAATCTTCTGTTTCCGCATGTACTCCTCCAGAGGGCATAATCGCCGATAACACCACACCTGTAGTTAAACCTACCTTTACGAAATTATTCATACTCTTACTCCTTTATAATCTTATTATTAAGTTAAATAAATGTTATTTAGAATTGGAAACATAGATATTTCAAACTATCTATGTTTATCTACTGTTTATGAATTGTGATTCCTCATAATATAGATAGATTGCGTCGTTACTTTTAGATTCATTTCATTTCTCAAAAATTACTCATTATATAAGCTATCTTTATATTTATTTATATACGTTATTTTTTGTGGTTCTGATAACATATTTATCGCCATCCACACATTCTTTTTCATTTCTAATTTTTGCATTGGTATCTCTTTTAAAACTGGATTACCTATAATTTCTTCCATTTCTTCATCAATTCTTTGCATAAGATTTTCTTCTGGATTATTTTTCAAATAAGTATTTTTCAATCCCCATTTTGTCATTATAAATTCATTCGTTTTATTCATAGGATTAATAATAGTAGCTGTACTAGTTAATCGTTTTTTTATTTCATCATGATAGATTTTAATTCTATATCCTTCTTTTAGTGAAATGCTATCGTTTACTATCGTTACATTTGTTCCTTCCATTTCCTTCGTATAAATTTTTCTCCCTTATCATTAAACACCTCTATTGATGCGTATTTTTCATCTGTATAATAGCTATGAGGAGTTTTAGTAGTAACCGTAAAAACAGCTTGCTTTTGCTCTAAGTCTGTATTTAATTCGGCAAACTGGTCATCTCCTAATCCTAGGAATTGAATTGTTTGATTTACCAACTTACTCACTTTCATTTCGTTAACATCAATCGTTAGACTATTATCTTTTTCTTTTACATAGGCATAATACGAACTAAAATGGTACATACTATCCGTTTTCCCACCTGAAATTTCAACTGTATAAACTCCATTTGGTACGTCTTGTAAATTGATATCTGTTGTTTCAATTGTTTTCTCTTGAACAACTGTATTCCCTTCTTTTAATTTAATTTTTCCCCCTTTCAATGTATCTATTTCATTTGTATTTAAATGGATATGCAAATTCCCTTTTAGCCCAAGTGAAGCAATTTGCTGATTTGTAACTATTTCAAAGTTGGAGTTTATCGTAATATCAGAATCAACTAGAGCTCTCGCTTTAGCTAATTGTGATTCAGGCACTATATAGGCTAAAGACGTAACAGCCGGATAACCTTTCGCCCTATTTATCTCTACTTGTTTATTATTAAGCTTAAAGCCCCATCTTTCAAACACGGGTGTAAAATCAACTTGTCCATTCTCACTATAATACTGATTCATTAAATCCGGTAAAGAATGATCATCCTTTTTGAAAGCAGCATTGCTAGCTAGTTTTCGATAACCTTGATACATTTTTGCAAAAGCTTCATCACCAGCTTTTTGTTTCGCCATCGTTAAAAGAATAAGTTTTTGTCGTAAATCTAAATCATCATAATTTTTATTTTCTTTCATTAAAGCATTATATAAATTCCGTTCTACTTGTTCCTTTTTCCCGAAATTAAACAACCAACCAACTTGATCTGCTTTTTTTCCATATTTACTATATTGATATTGAGCACCGAATAGATTATTAGAAACTTCTCCTGTAAATATTCCTTGATTATCAAAACCAGCTTGGTATCCGTGAGCGATTTCATGTAAAGTTCCCCAACTTAGTTTATCTAACCACATTTTTGTACTATCTGAACTATTCGCTGTCCAATTTGTGCCATAATAGGCACCGCCAGCACCAGATATATCTGCTTTTAAAAAATAACGATTTTGACTTTTTTTATTTTCAACCGCTGAACCATCTAAACCAATAATTGAATCATACATCGCAAAAATATCTTCATAATACGCAATTAACTCATCCAATGATTGAAAATCTTTTAAAGACCTTACTATTTCTTTATCTTTTTTAGGTATAAATAATTGAAAACTCTCCCCTTGAAGTAACGCATACTCTCCATCAAATTGATCCCATGTACTAAAAAATTGAGATACACTTCCTTGTTGTTTATAAATGGGAAGAGGTTTAGTAGCACTTTCATTCCCTACTTGGTACTCAAGTACAGCGTGCTCTTCACCATACGGAGTATCTATGAAAGGAACTAAAGGCGTATCACCTTGAATGGTAATCCATTCATTTCCTACTTGTATGGATTTTTCATTTTTAGAGTCATTAGACAATAAACGTAATGTTAATTTGTCTTTAAAATTAGGATTCGTTTGTCTTACCTTTAATGGTGTATTTCTCTGCAAAATAAATCCTAAATCTTGTCGATCGTGATATTTACCCTTACTTATGCCCGCCTGAAATATCCAAGTAGGCTCTTCTAAACTAGTAATTTCTTTTACATTTATTCGTTCATCAGCATGTAAGTGTATATTTCCTATTAGGAAAAACATTGTATACATTATGCCTATAACAAGTAACCTTTTCATTTGCATATCTCCTTTTCTATTTTTTTATATACAAAATACAATAAAACAAATTCCTCCTTCCTCACTTATAATTATGGGCAGCAAGTTATTTATCAGTGTAATTATTATAGTTACATTAATTCATGATTATCAATCATTTAATGTATGTAATTTTGCATATATGAATATTTTGTGATAACTTCCGAAATATCGTATAATGATCAATATTTTTTTCATACATTATTCAATAAAAAAACACGAAGACCCTTAAGTCTTCATGTTTTTATACTTGTGATTGAATTAATTACTAAAATCTTTTTAATCGCGAAAAATCAATTATTTTTAGGCTGATAGCCGTACCTAAACTTTTACGATTTACTCATCCTTTTTGTTCTGTAATATTAAATTTTGAAACCAATTCCGTTAATTCTTCTACCTTTTCTTTCATTTTGTTGGATTGAATTGATATTTGTTCAATTGATACGACCTGTGATTGAATTGACTTTACTGTTTGAAGAGTCTCCTTCTTTACATCTGTTGCAGTTTCAGAAACTAGCGAAAGAGAAGCATTTACTTCTTCTGTACCAGCAGACATCTCTTCTGTCGCTGCGGATACTTCTTGAATTTGACCTGTAATTTTATCAATATCTCTCATAATAGACAAGAATGTTTGATTCGCTTTGTGAGCAGCTTCTTTTCCTTCTACTGCCTTTTGTTGTCCTTTTTGCATGACATTAACTGTATCTTGGGTATCTTTTTGAATGGATTTTATTAAATGATTAACTTCTTTTGCAGATTCTTTAGATTGCTCAGCCAAGTCTCGAACTTCTGCGGCAACCACTGCAAATCCTTTCCCATTCTCTCCAGCACGTGCCGCTTCAATAGCAGCATTTAAGGCAAGAAGGTTCGTTTGTTCGGCTATATTAGTAATTGCAGCGAGAGCTGTATCAATCTGTTGTGTACGTGTAACAAGTTTATTTATTACTTTTGATGTTTCCTCGACAACATCATGCACACTGTTCATTTGAAGAATAGAGTGATTTATCACTTCACTACCGATATTTATTCGTTCTGTAGTCGTTACTGCTACCTCAGCGACTACTGCTGAAGATTCAGCTACAGTTTGCACCCCAGTTGTAATTTCTTCCATTGAGGATGAGCTCTCCTGAATACTAGTTACTTGTCCTTCTATTTTTGTTTTTACTTCTAAAACAGTCTGTACAACCTCAGTTGAAATATTAGATGCTCGCTTTGTATCTTGTAATACGCCCTCTGTAGAAGAAATAACCTCTTGTGTTGTCATTTTAACATTCGCAATTAATTGTTGAAGGTTATCTAACATACTATTAAAAGACTGGACAATATGTCCTAACTCATTATTTGCTTTATAAGGAGTACGTGTTGTTAAATCTCCAGCTGCTACTTTTTCCATATCATTTTGTAGTAACGCAAGTGGTTTTCGGATAGTTAATTTAATAATATATCCAATGAATATAATTATTAAAATTGCTAAAATCGAAATACTAACAAACATTATCATTGTATTTTGAGCACCATTATTATTTTCCTTTTGTAAAAACTCTGCATTATTACTATTATATATAATCAATTCACGAATTGATTTAATTGATTTTTGCATATTAGGTTCAATCTCTTTTAAGTAATATGCATATGCTTCCTCATTATTAGATTTCCCTAATTCTTGCGCTTTCTTCATTTGAGTTCTTAATTCATTAAATGTTTCATGAAACGTGTTATATACTTCTTTTTCTTTAGTAGAAATAACTTTAGCCTCAAACTGCTTTAAAAGATGATCATTTTCCTTACGAATTCCATCCATTTCTCTTATTAATTCGTTCATTCTTTTTTCATCTTTTGATAACATTATTTCCATAAAGTTCATATTAACGTGATAAAAATTAGATTCTACAATCCCAATCCACTCAATTGGTAGTAAATTATCCTCATACATATTAGAGGAAGTATTTTTCCCTCTTTCTAATCCCCAAAACCCTATTAGGGATAATACTATACATGCAATACTTGATATAGTTATTAATATGTTTAGTTTTGTACCAACCTTACTGTTTCTTAATAATTCCAATTCCATATTCTCCATTCTAATATATAGTTTAAGTAATGTATTTTATAATAAGAATCCAAAAATTACGATGTTTATTTTGCGATATGCAATTTTGCATATCATCAACTACTAAATCAAAATAATCTAACATTGTAATTTTAGTTTTCCAAAAATTCATGATTATGAACACACCCCATTAAATCTTGAACTTCTCATCCAAAATATCCACAAATATTGTGGCACCAGGGGAACCCATCATTGATATATAAATTATACTTCCATACAAGACTAGCTTAAAAATATTTTTCTTATTGCTCATTTTTCTATTTTCTCTCTATTAGAAGTACTCCTAGTACATCACACTAATAAAAACGATAGTATTAAAAAAATAAGGAAAGACATAACACCCATGTCTTTCCTCTAAAATTGTAATACTCAATATGCTCTTAGCTCTATTTGATTTTCTAGTTAAATCCTTACATATCTTTCTTTATAATATCCCCTAACTCTGTCCAACTTGTAATACGCGGGATATTGAGATGTTGATTGTAAGAAGTAGTTTTTGCATACACTTTTATTGGCTTTCCTATTAACGTTTCTAAGACAGCTGGCTTATCATCAAAGAAATAGTTTAATTTTATTTCTTGTATGAAGTGTATTTTTTCTTCATCCCTCATTCCATAGAAAAAGCGATCTTCATGTACCGGAAACCCTTGTTCTATTAACCATTTTTTTGTTTGCTCTCCATGTTCTTTAGGTCGCGCCGTTATATAGTATATTTCATGCCCTTGTCTTTCTAATTCTTGTAAGGTCTCTATTGCATATGGAAACGGTGAACAAGAAGTATAATAAATCTCATCCAGCAAACTATTCCACATCTGACTGCCTTCCTCGGAAGTCATGCCAAATGCTTCATGAATTTCAATTGTTTTTAAAGTATGAAATACATCCAAACCTACTTTTTTGTTTAATTTTTTGTTATATAAATGAAAAGCATGCTGTCTTAAATCAATTAACGTATCATCGATATCAAATCCAAACTTCACTCTTCATCGCTCCTTTCTGTACTTCATTTATTGAAAAATATAAGTATTTTTTTATTCTCCTTATTCCTCTTCTTTGCGATATTTTGGATAGCCAATAAATCTATAATCTTTTCCAACCTGGGTAAAGGATATGTCCTTAAACTCAATCGCATCTTGCATTTTAGCAATACCAGCACCCTCTACAAAGCTAGGCGCCATTCTACCCCCAATAATTTTAGGTGCAATATATAAAATAAGTTTATCTATTAATTTATTTTCAATAAACGAAGCATTTACCTCTCCACCACCTTCAATAAGTAGGGAGGAGACTCCTTTTTGCCCTAAAACATCAAGCATTTCATGTAAGTTTATATGCTTTTCTCCGCTAGTAACAAATACTTTGACTCCTGCATTTTCTAATGCTTTCTTTTTTTCCGCTGCATGATTACTTGTTGTAAATATCCAGATAGGAGCTTCTCCATCTGTAACAACGTTAGCTTCCATCGGTATACGTAATGTTGAGTCCAATATAACTCGAATTGGATTTCTTCCATTTGGAATACGCGTTGTCAATGATGGATTATCCTTTTGTACAGTATTCGCTCCTACTAAAATAGCCGCATTTTCGTTTCGTATTTGGTGTACTTCCTGTCTTGCTTCTGTAGATGTAATCCACTTACTATCCGATAAAGAAGTAGCAATTTTCCCATCTAATGTAATTCCTGATTTAATCGTTACAAATGGACGCTTTGTCAAAATATATTTATTAAAGACCTCATTCATCTTTTTAGATTCTTCTTCACACACTCCCACAAGCACTTCAATACCGGCATCTTGTAGAATTTTAATTCCACGGCCAGAAACAAGTGGATTTGGATCAAGTGTAGCAACTACTACCCTCTTAATTCCTGCTTGTACAATTGCCTCTGCACAAGGGCCTGTTCTTCCATGATGAGAACAAGGTTCAAGAGTTACATAAATTGTACCACCACGGGCCTGTTCTCCCGCCATACGTATCGCATGTATTTCGGCATGTGGTTCTCCAGCCTTCATGTGTGCTCCAATCCCTACAATTCGATTATCATTTACAATTACAGATCCGACCAATGGATTAGGAGTGGTTTGTCCCTTCATAGCCTTGGCATTTTCTAATGCTAGCTTCATATACAATTCATGCTCAAGCATGTAAGTGTCCCCCCTCAAAATGTCCAGAACGCTGAACCTTCGTTTGCAAATATTTCTCATTAAACTCTGAGACATCACCCCATAACGGTTCACGACTTGTAACATTTAATCCAGCTTTTTGTAACGCTTCTAATTTTTTCGGATTGTTTGTAATAAGTTTTACAGGTTTTGAGCGTAGCGCTTTTAATACTTCAATTGTGTCATCGTAATTTCGAATATCATCTTCAAAACCTAGGTTCAGATTGGCTTCCACTGTATCTAACCCATTTTCTTGCAAGAGATACGTCATCGCTTTACTAAACAAGCCAATTCCTCTTCCTTCATGATTCGCTAAGTAAAATAAAGCACCTGAACCATGTTCTGTAATCATTTGTAAAGACTGCTTTAATTGGAATCCACAATCACAACGTTTACTACCAAAGATGTCACCAGTGTGACAAATACTATGCATACGAATTAGGGCATCTTCAGAATTCTTAAAATCACCATACACAAGCACACTAGATTGCTGCATATCAGCTAAATTAATAGATGAAAGCTTTTCAATAATTCCTTCTACACTATTTGTAACCTCACTACATTGCAACCAAGAATACCATTGGAAAACTTTAGTCTCCCCATATAAATTAATTGGCAATTTGATAGGACCTACTAAATAAATATCCTTTCCATCTTGATGTATAAATTGAATTTTATCTTCTAACATATGAATTGTATCTGTTGTAACCATTAGGTACCTCCTAGTATAGAGAATCTCTAAAAAATTCTCTTCCATTGTTATATTTTTTATTGTTTAACTTACACAGCGTAAGTGTTTTTACAGATGATATTCTTTTTTCTCTCAGCTTATATGCAATATGTATCATTACAACCTTGGCTATTTAAAGAAAAGAATTCCAGTTACATAAAACAACTTAGTTACTTTATGTAAGTGAGTATACATTCGTAATTAATTTACGTCAAGTAATTAATTATAAAAATATTTGTTACTAACTGTAAGATGTTATATAATTTATTTTAGGAGGTGAAGGAAAATGAATGATTCTACATTATGCCCTCGCTTTGAAAAAGGAATGAAATTTTTTAGTCAACGATGGACAGCACTGATTATTTATCAACTTTTCTCTGGATCTCAGCGCTTTTGTACACTTGAATCTTCTCTTCCTGTTAGCGGAAGATTACTTTCAGAAAGATTGAAGGAATTAGAACTAGAAGGAATTGTCGAACGTAAAGTCTTTCCTGAGACACCAGTTCGTATAGAATATTCTTTAACTCAAAAAGGATTTGCTTTAGAAGCTATTATTCGCGGAATAGAAGAATGGTCACAGGAATGGATAGAACTTGAGGAATAACATAAAAGCTTTTTCGTATATAGTTTTAAGTAATCAAATTACAGATACCTATTATTAAAACGCTAGTTTTTCAAGCATTTATGAAAAGCTAGCGTTTTTTAATGAATAAAATTAAATTTAAGAAATGAAACAAGATGATCAAACCGATCACCTTGTTCCTTTAAAGATTAAAATAGTGATTTTAACAACTTTTATTAATACATACTCGATTAACAGAAATAATAAATAGAATTTTTGTAACTAAACAGTTTTATTTTCGCAATACAGTTATCTTATCCCGCTATTTGCGGACAGTAAGACCACCACTGATTAAATTTCCATTTTATTGCATTTGAATATTACTTATGAAACTTCACACGCTCTTCAAGTGGTTGGAATTCTTTTTCTCCTGGTGCAGCCGTTGGATTACCAAATGGCATTTGCGCAATCAGTTTCCAATTAGCAGGAACATTCCATTCTGTTTTTACTTCATCATCAATTAATGGATTATAATGTTGTAAAGATGCCCCTAATCCCTCTGCTTCTAAACCTGTCCACACGACTAATTGGTGCATACCTGATGCTTGGTGTGACCAAATTGGGAAGTTTTCAGCATATGCAGCAAATTTTTCTTGAAGCGATTTAACGATAGCCTCATCTTCAAAGAATAGTACTGTTCCATAACCAGCTTTAAAAGAATCCATTTTTTGTTGCGTTCCTGAGAAATCTCCATCTCCAACTACTTTTCTTAATGTTTCAGTTGTAATATCCCATAATTTATCATGAGCTTCACCAAATAATACAACTAATCGCGCAGTTTGAGAATTGAAAGCTGATGGAGTATATTTCACAGCAAACTCCACAATTTCTTTAATTTTTTCATCCGATACTTGTACCTCTTTGTTAATTCCATAGTAAGTACGTCTTTCTTTCAGTGCAGTATAGAAATCTTTTGTCATAATTCATTTCCTCCTAAGTTTTAATATTCTTCAAAATGATACATTGCGAAGAGAATATGAGTTGAAATGAGTTCATTTTTGAACCATCGAACACCATAACACCAATTGCTAGTCATTCTGAATCTAAACCACTGCTTCTTGCTTCAGTTTACCTAAAAAAACTCTTATAGCATCATTGATACAATCTAGTGATCATTCGGTATTATTTTACCCATTCTCTATTCATGTATCCTGCTTGTTTCATATTTACACAAATATGAAAATAACCTTAAATTGCTGGTCAAAAAAGCCAGGTAGTATGAATAACACATTACCTGGCTTTTTACATTTTTAATTTACATTCAACTAAACATTACCAATGAATAGTAGTAAAAACTATACCCGTCACTTATTTAATAATTAACATCTCATAAGGATGTTGTTCCATAAATCT includes:
- a CDS encoding M4 family metallopeptidase, with the translated sequence MNNFVKVGLTTGVVLSAIMPSGGVHAETEDLKVETKEDTFRTGNLTAPSQNSAENVAKDALKGKTEQALSSKQVNTESKVNYNVTQSRKSYDGTTLVRLQQTYEGRDVYGYQLTAHINDDGVLTSVSGDSAQDLQQQEDLKQPITLSEEDAKKQLFNIYGNDLTFIEEPEIKQVVYVDENTNKATNAYQITFSASTPEYVSGTVLIDAFGGNLLKELVQKLGIQVDSSIVQSVTANKSQDPSKLTGTGKDDLGINRTFGITQRSDGTYMLADYSRGKGIETYTANYKDYNNYRRNVWGYLDDLVTSNSTNFTDPKAVSAHYLATKVYDFYQEKYGRNSFDNNGQKVISVVHGWNTNGTNKGNPKQWFNAFSNGAMLVYGDPIVRAFDVAGHEFTHAVTRNESGLEYAGEAGAINEALSDILGVAVEKYANNGKFNWTMGEQSGRIFRDMKNPSSISSRYPEDYRHYNNLPIDADHDHGGVHTNSSIINKVAYLIASGGNHNGVNVHGIGEDKMFDIFYYANTDELNMTSNFKELKEACIRVATNLYGKDSLEVQAVQQAFKAAYI
- a CDS encoding methyl-accepting chemotaxis protein; this encodes MELLRNSKVGTKLNILITISSIACIVLSLIGFWGLERGKNTSSNMYEDNLLPIEWIGIVESNFYHVNMNFMEIMLSKDEKRMNELIREMDGIRKENDHLLKQFEAKVISTKEKEVYNTFHETFNELRTQMKKAQELGKSNNEEAYAYYLKEIEPNMQKSIKSIRELIIYNSNNAEFLQKENNNGAQNTMIMFVSISILAILIIIFIGYIIKLTIRKPLALLQNDMEKVAAGDLTTRTPYKANNELGHIVQSFNSMLDNLQQLIANVKMTTQEVISSTEGVLQDTKRASNISTEVVQTVLEVKTKIEGQVTSIQESSSSMEEITTGVQTVAESSAVVAEVAVTTTERINIGSEVINHSILQMNSVHDVVEETSKVINKLVTRTQQIDTALAAITNIAEQTNLLALNAAIEAARAGENGKGFAVVAAEVRDLAEQSKESAKEVNHLIKSIQKDTQDTVNVMQKGQQKAVEGKEAAHKANQTFLSIMRDIDKITGQIQEVSAATEEMSAGTEEVNASLSLVSETATDVKKETLQTVKSIQSQVVSIEQISIQSNKMKEKVEELTELVSKFNITEQKG
- a CDS encoding 5' nucleotidase, NT5C type, which gives rise to MKFGFDIDDTLIDLRQHAFHLYNKKLNKKVGLDVFHTLKTIEIHEAFGMTSEEGSQMWNSLLDEIYYTSCSPFPYAIETLQELERQGHEIYYITARPKEHGEQTKKWLIEQGFPVHEDRFFYGMRDEEKIHFIQEIKLNYFFDDKPAVLETLIGKPIKVYAKTTSYNQHLNIPRITSWTELGDIIKKDM
- the ribD gene encoding bifunctional diaminohydroxyphosphoribosylaminopyrimidine deaminase/5-amino-6-(5-phosphoribosylamino)uracil reductase RibD — its product is MLEHELYMKLALENAKAMKGQTTPNPLVGSVIVNDNRIVGIGAHMKAGEPHAEIHAIRMAGEQARGGTIYVTLEPCSHHGRTGPCAEAIVQAGIKRVVVATLDPNPLVSGRGIKILQDAGIEVLVGVCEEESKKMNEVFNKYILTKRPFVTIKSGITLDGKIATSLSDSKWITSTEARQEVHQIRNENAAILVGANTVQKDNPSLTTRIPNGRNPIRVILDSTLRIPMEANVVTDGEAPIWIFTTSNHAAEKKKALENAGVKVFVTSGEKHINLHEMLDVLGQKGVSSLLIEGGGEVNASFIENKLIDKLILYIAPKIIGGRMAPSFVEGAGIAKMQDAIEFKDISFTQVGKDYRFIGYPKYRKEEE
- a CDS encoding GTP cyclohydrolase II → MVTTDTIHMLEDKIQFIHQDGKDIYLVGPIKLPINLYGETKVFQWYSWLQCSEVTNSVEGIIEKLSSINLADMQQSSVLVYGDFKNSEDALIRMHSICHTGDIFGSKRCDCGFQLKQSLQMITEHGSGALFYLANHEGRGIGLFSKAMTYLLQENGLDTVEANLNLGFEDDIRNYDDTIEVLKALRSKPVKLITNNPKKLEALQKAGLNVTSREPLWGDVSEFNEKYLQTKVQRSGHFEGGHLHA
- a CDS encoding winged helix-turn-helix transcriptional regulator, with protein sequence MNDSTLCPRFEKGMKFFSQRWTALIIYQLFSGSQRFCTLESSLPVSGRLLSERLKELELEGIVERKVFPETPVRIEYSLTQKGFALEAIIRGIEEWSQEWIELEE
- a CDS encoding nitroreductase family protein, with product MTKDFYTALKERRTYYGINKEVQVSDEKIKEIVEFAVKYTPSAFNSQTARLVVLFGEAHDKLWDITTETLRKVVGDGDFSGTQQKMDSFKAGYGTVLFFEDEAIVKSLQEKFAAYAENFPIWSHQASGMHQLVVWTGLEAEGLGASLQHYNPLIDDEVKTEWNVPANWKLIAQMPFGNPTAAPGEKEFQPLEERVKFHK